A region of Homo sapiens chromosome X, GRCh38.p14 Primary Assembly DNA encodes the following proteins:
- the SPANXB1 gene encoding sperm protein associated with the nucleus on the X chromosome B1 translates to MGQQSSVRRLKRSVPCESNEANEANEANKTMPETPTGDSDPQPAPKKMKTSESSTILVVRYRRNVKRTSPEELLNDHARENRINPDQMEEEEFIEITTERPKK, encoded by the exons ATGGGCCAACAATCCAGTGTCCGCAGGCTGAAGAGGAGCGTCCCCTGTGAATCCAACGAGGCCAACGAGGCCAATGAGGCCAACAAGACG ATGCCGGAGACCCCAACTGGGGACTCAGACCCGCAACCTGctcctaaaaaaatgaaaacatctgaGTCCTCGACCATACTAGTGGTTCGCTACAGGAGGAACGTGAAAAGAACATCTCCAGAGGAACTGCTGAATGACCACGCCCGAGAGAACAGAATCAACCCCGACCAAATGGAGGAGGAGGAATTCATAGAAATAACGACTGAAAGACCTAAAAAGTAG